The following DNA comes from Camelina sativa cultivar DH55 chromosome 14, Cs, whole genome shotgun sequence.
AGAGTACATTGTTGTATTTCATCATAGCTAGCATTGCATCACTTCTTCTAATATACACATCTTCAGCCTAGCCCTGTATGACACAAAACATCATATGTCAAAAAATCACATGAATCCAGTAAAGAACAAAGAAGACCagagcaaaaataaaacaaaacttacttTTGGACGCCCATTCCTGTCAAAGTGAATTGCATATCTTTTCAGCTCTCCAATCTCAGCATATAGTTCCTATAAACTTtatatgatataaatttttacCATTTGTTCTTTGAGGAACCTAAGTATATATCAAATGATGACATTGTAGTGGGACAAGTCAATTGACCTAAGCTTGACTCAAACTTTGTCACTGAAACtattttctcaaataaaaaccatctctttgttttttttatcactccttgtatattgtttttttatgagatacttggttttaaaactaaagaatcaaatcaaactaaacaaTATGTGACCCATCTCTAAGCTTATCTCTGTAACTACCACACATCCAACTCaaaacataaacccaaaaaagcaATATCTAAAAAGCAatcgaagaagatgacaatAACTTTAAAATAGATAACACAAAACCATGAAAGATCCAAATCCAAACCAACGAATTTAAAATGATATCGTGACGAGATCGGAAAAAGATTGAAGTTTAACAAATGAGGACGAAGAAGCATCAATTTGCTACGGAGACATCGAGAGACATTTagaagtgagaagaagaaggtcacaaatcagaaaaaaaaaaaaaatttattcctTCGACAATAAACCTAGTCAGCAAATATGGTGAGTCACCATATTTTATTCTTAgctgttttaattgttttaatctGATTGGGTATtcattttaaatgatgtgtCATTCTCTCCTTCAATACAAAAGCTGAGATGTCATGCTCCAGTGAGAAACAtagaagttttattgtattgatatatatgtacattagctttgatgcacaaatataaaatatttacttaAGATATACGAACTAAGACATGAAAAATATCCTGATCCATAACACAAAAAGGAGGTGAATAATTCAAGGATTGCTCCTAGCATTTCTTATTCCTCGAAGCTAGCCTGAATATTAGATCTCTAagcataaacaaaataaacatgacTGCACAATATACCGTCTCTTGAAATTCTATATACGAGGAAAGCATAGGTTACAGTTGTTATACACTGCATAATCATTGCATAGAGAAATAGATTTATAAGCTGCAacttttttggtctttttcatTTTGGAATTAGTCGGATGTGCGTCTCATTAATCCCATATAAGCATCGATAATtgcaaaatactaaattaatatgttacagttaattttaaaacttctgtgaaatttcttttatataatctaataaactaaaatacttttaaaagataacttgttaaagaaaaactcaaaaaaaaagaaaaaagtatccATATATGACGAGAGCGAGACCCAAACCAGTTAGATGACaaatttgatcatatatatacccATGATGGTCATTTCTCCCAAATTTTCCCaattcttgaatttgtttttatttctcatataatacttatgatgattatttaaattttataattaccaCTGAATCGAAGAAGCTTAGATATCATCGAACGTCCTCCAACTGCTCTCTCTATTACGATCTCTCAGTTTCTTCCTTCCATCCATGGCGTCTCTTTCTACCTCGCTCTCTCTCCCCAATAACGCTCAACAACTCCATCCTTCATCTGGTAAAAATGCTCTTCAATCTCTCCTTATGCGATTAGACAAGACTCTTTCTCCCTTTGAGCTAGCCCAGATTTGATCCTTATGTTGTTACGATTCTAATTTAGTACGTCAAGAACCCAAATTAGTTGGGTATTGGATGATCCAAATTGCTTTATCCCACTGTGATTTTCCATTGTTCTCTAATCAGTCCCGACTCAATTGGGTATAGCTTTAAGTCTCGATTTTGCTATGTTTGGGTCCTCTCTTTTGCTTGATTTGATTGTCAAGAGTGTGGGTTGAAATGCATTTCATGATGCAAAATTAGAACTTGAATATCATTTGGCTGAGATGAGTATTTAATTTATTGGAAAGATGATAGTTTGTTTCTGAATCCATTTGTGTTGGCATAGTTTATAGATATGGTGAGGCAGATCCATTAATACTGCAGAAACAGTTCATATTAGTGAAAGTGACCATTCTTTGCGTTTCTCTTTCGTATCAAATTGGATGTAGCTTCTCCAGtatgatctctctttctctcgataTTCACTGATCTTTGTTCCTTCTTTCATGTTAGGCTTTTCCCTGAAGCCATGTGTCAGTGTTTCTTTTGGACTGAATCGCTCCAACAACCTTCATATTTCTGCTCCTAGAAGCAAAAGGATCCTCATCGTTCAATCAGCATACAGGTAAAGAAGTCCAGTCATGGATCCTCttcttatttgtttcatttttggaCCTTGGTGAAAGATTGATTacatatcttataaaaaatcCTCCCGGTTATGGTGAATTACTGTTTGAGATGCCCACAAGTGTGGTTCTTGTAACCCCTTGATGTTTTCTGAACAAAACAATTTTGAGAGTGTAGATGGTTTGACTATAAACATTGTACCTCCTGaattaatatatacttttgttttccaTTGGCAACTTATGTTTACTCAGACGTTTGCAATGTCTAATAACATCAAATCTTGCAGAGATGATGACGGTTCAGGCAGCACAGGCTTATTTGTCGGAGGGTTTATTTTGGGCGGACTCATAGTTGGTGCTCTCGGATGTGTATACGCACCACAGGTAATATTCTGAATCACATGGTTTAGTTATAACCCTCTCTGCCCCCTTCTTGACAATGTATGATGCTGCGTTTGTGAATTATATCAGATCAGCAAGGCTATAGCTGGAGCAGACCGAAAGGATCTCATGAGGAAATTGCCGAAATTCATATATGACGAGGAAAAAGCTTTGGAGGTAAGTTGTAATAATCACTTTTATTGAGTCATAATATATCTCGTTTTTATTGATCTACTTATGCACAATGGTGTGTAATGTTAATGCAGAAAACACGGAAGGTGCTGGCTGAAAAAATTGCTCAGCTCAACTCTGCTATCGACGATGTGTCCTCTCAGCTCAAATCAGAAGATACCCCGAATGGTGCAGCTCTAAGCACCGATGAAGTCGAGGCTACAGCCTGAAATCATCTGTTTTTAGGATTTGAATTGAATCACGGGTGATTGCTTATTATGATCCCAATAATTGTTGGCTATTTCTGTGTAATGTTGTACAACTTTTCATCTATCTTCAAATGACTGCCTTCTTCTCTGTTTGTCTGAAATCGTGTTGAAGGATGATATATCACAATTATATGCCAAATCAGACGttacaaagatttttaatttccGGATCCTTGAGGAAAGTATATGACATGgaaacaagaattaaaaaaaaatataactgcCTTGACAAACTTGTGATCAGTGACTCACAGAATCTTATCCCCATTTGTATCTTACCTACATAATAACCACATATTTCTTTGCTTTACTTTGAACCATTGGTTGCTTTTGATCAAAACCAATGgatgtgtgtatgtatgtatatatgctAACGCTCAAAACTGATCAGTAGCATTCCtagatttttcttcttgtttcacTTGCAGCTATGGCCACACATGCAGCTCTCGCCGTCTCCAGAATCCCGGTCGCACAGAGGCTGCNCAGTCTAAGAGTGCTATTCACTCTTTCCCTGCTCAGTGCTCCTCCAAGGTATGAACTCCCTTTATCTAGCACATACTATCTccctgtgtgtgtgtgttacgGTTTGTTTGATCTGCTACTCTTGTTATTAACTGCACAGAGGCTAGAAGTTGCTGAATTCTCTGGACTGCGTATGAGCAGTAACGGTGGAGAATCATCTTTCTTTGATGCCGTAGCTGCACAGATCACAGCCAAGGTgactgattgattgattgaatcAATAACTGTGTGGTTGTTTATATATGAATGTGCATATGTTTGATGAGTTTGTGAAATATTAGGCTGTGACAGCATCCACTCCTGTTAGAGGAGAGACAGTGGCCAAACTGAAGGTTGCGATCAACGGGTTTGGAAGGATTGGTAGGAACTTCCTCAGGTGTTGGCACGGCCGTAAGGACTCTCCTCTCGAGGTTGTTGTCCTTAACGACAGTGGTGGTGTCAAGAATGTAAGTCCAGAGAATTGAAGACATTAATTCTCTATTGTGGAACACATAtttgacattgatgatgaaATTGCAGGCATCCCACTTGCTTAAGTATGACTCCATGCTTGGAACCTTCAAGGCTGAAGTGAAAATTGTGGACAATGAAACTATCAGTGTTGATGGTAAGATCATCAAAGTCGTCTCCAACAGAGACCCTCTGAAGCTTCCATGGGCTGAGCTCGGCATTGACATCGTTATCGAGGTGAATTACTTTTCTATCTAAAGCTGCATTGTTACGATGGCGAATCACGCCTTAGTTAATCGAAAAAGATAAATGGAATGTGGTTATAATCATCAGGGAACAGGAGTGTTTGTTGATGGGCCAGGAGCAGGGAAGCACATCCAAGCTGGAGCTTCAAAAGTGATCATCACTGCACCAGCCAAAGGTGCTGATATCCCTACCTACGTTATGGGAGTCAATGAGAAAGACTATGGTCACGACGTTGCTAACATCATTAGGTCCGTTTAAAGTTAAACCTCTCCCATTATAaccaaaatttggttttgaGTATTCATGTTTCATTTTTGGTCTCCCTTGGCAGCAATGCATCTTGCACCACCAACTGTTTGGCACCTTTTGCTAAAGTCTTGGATGAAGAATTTGGTACATTGCACCAACTGTTTTCCTTTCTTACTACATGTTCAAAATGGTTTCTTCTAGCTCATACATTAACTGAATTGCAGGAATCGTCAAGGGGACAATGACAACCACACACTCCTACACCGGAGACCAAGTAATATACTTATACCATCTTTGTCTGTCCATCTAAGTAGAAGAGATTGCTTGTATTCTTAAAAGTATTCACTACTCGTATTTAGGAGTATTCAATCCAGGTTACGGTTCAAGGTACCaaatctagggtttaattttggttacgGTTTTTTGAATGCATGAAAATGAAATCCATTTAAGCCATAGTAGAAAGTGTTTTGAGTTTATGGATTCGTTGTATGGGTTCGGTTTATGTAGATTGAATACTCCTGCAGCTTGTATAAGTGCATAACAAATCACTGACTGTGATTTGACTCAATACAACCAATAGTAACATATACGTGTTTGAAATGAATTGTGACAGAGGCTTCTAGATGCATCACACAGGGACCTAAGGCGTGCAAGAGCCGCAGCACTGAACATAGTGCCAACCAGCACAGGTGCAGCCAAGGCAGTGTCACTAGTGTTGCCGCAGCTGAAGGGTAAACTCAACGGAATTGCACTCCGTGTGCCAACGCCAAACGTCTCAGTGGTTGACCTTGTCATAAACGTTGAGAAGAAAGGTTTGACGGCAGAGGACGTGAACGAGGCCTTCAGGAAAGCCGCTAATGGATCGATGAAAGGTATTTTAGACGTTTGCGACGCCCCTCTTGTCTCTGTTGACTTCAGGTGCTCTGATGTCTCTACCACCATTGACTCTTCGCTCACAATGGTCATGGGTGATGATATGGTCAAGGTGGTTGCATGGTATGACAACGAGTGGGGTTACAggtgagatatatatatatatataacacattaCATTACATGATATGAtcagttttataaatttaaccTATATATGAATGAATCTTTACGTTTTTGGTGTGCGTTATTCGTATTATAGCCAAAGAGTGGTGGATTTGGCTCACCTAGTGGCTAGCAAGTGGCCAGGAGAGAAAGCTGTTGGAAGTGGAGACCCTTGGGAGGATTTCTGCCAGACAAACCCGGGCGACGAGGAATGCAAAGtctttgaatgaaaaaaaagaaaaagagctttttttttttcaccaaacaaataCTTTTTATCATGAGTTATTTATTCGAAATCATATATAATGCATACCTCTTCCTTTTCGTTTATTGTCGagtataaaaattatttcagTGTTAAAGGAAAACTTGACAATGAATAAGTTTCGTACTTTAGAAAATGATAAGACAAAGTATATATTCCCAATCCAAGTAAATTGAGTTAGAAGTTGAAAGAAGGTTTTTTAAATAGGATTGTAtgatttgttgtcttttttaatatgtttgtgCTACGATGTTTTTGTAAGAGACTAGTTAGGTACTCTTGGATTCTCACGTGCATAGGAAAAACTAATCGTTTAGTATTAGGGTTAGCTAACTATGCGTTTTCATTATCATCAAAAGTATTCGTTTATTTGATTCTTGTCATGGGGCTGAAATTCCTCATCATGTTTGTTAGTAATTTTTTACGGTTAATTGAATAAATCATGAAAGACATTTGTTTACGGTTCTTAAATTCGTCCAACCAAAAGGGTTTACGGTTCACCTCATCTGcgtatttttcaccaaacaaccATTGTTTCTCAACTgcgttttgatttttagatttgattGTCGAATATGGAATTAGAACTTCTGTGATTCGATCATTTTTCTATGAAGTCAGTGTTTAAACTTCTCCTAATTGTAATGGTGTTCgtctttgtttgttgataatttatttattcctCAT
Coding sequences within:
- the LOC104742113 gene encoding uncharacterized protein LOC104742113; translated protein: MASLSTSLSLPNNAQQLHPSSGFSLKPCVSVSFGLNRSNNLHISAPRSKRILIVQSAYRDDDGSGSTGLFVGGFILGGLIVGALGCVYAPQISKAIAGADRKDLMRKLPKFIYDEEKALEKTRKVLAEKIAQLNSAIDDVSSQLKSEDTPNGAALSTDEVEATA